In one Streptomyces sp. NBC_01241 genomic region, the following are encoded:
- a CDS encoding enoyl-CoA hydratase/isomerase family protein, which produces MSCVVADGIARVELARPGARNAVDLPMCRELRSVFEELDADDDVRVVLLSAQGPAFCAGADLKERSGRDAAWVRRRRLASFAAYEAIEQCRHPVVALLHGAVVGSGGEITLAADFAVAAESTTFRFPEPHWGTVGATQRLQRAIGKRRAKELLFTGRAMAAAEALDLGVVSRVVPDDLLAQTGADVAATIAKAPPLAIALTKRAVDLGGETDLDRGIRIEMAAIEQCLSDGGWRDGVDRFARGGLDNSVTSEVEQR; this is translated from the coding sequence GTGAGTTGCGTGGTCGCGGACGGCATCGCCCGCGTCGAACTGGCCCGGCCCGGCGCCCGTAACGCCGTCGACCTGCCGATGTGCCGGGAGCTGCGGTCCGTCTTCGAGGAACTCGACGCGGACGATGACGTACGCGTGGTACTCCTGTCCGCCCAGGGGCCCGCCTTCTGTGCTGGGGCCGACCTCAAGGAACGGTCCGGCCGGGACGCCGCCTGGGTCCGCCGCAGGCGGCTCGCCTCCTTCGCCGCCTACGAGGCCATCGAACAGTGCCGCCACCCGGTCGTCGCCCTCCTGCACGGTGCGGTCGTGGGATCCGGTGGTGAGATCACCCTGGCCGCAGACTTCGCCGTCGCCGCGGAGAGCACCACGTTCCGCTTCCCCGAACCGCACTGGGGCACGGTCGGCGCCACCCAGCGCCTGCAACGGGCCATCGGCAAGCGCCGCGCCAAGGAGCTCCTCTTCACCGGACGTGCCATGGCCGCCGCCGAGGCCCTCGACCTGGGCGTCGTCTCCCGCGTCGTACCCGATGACCTGCTGGCACAGACCGGTGCGGATGTCGCGGCCACCATCGCGAAGGCGCCGCCGCTGGCCATCGCGCTGACCAAGCGAGCCGTCGACCTCGGCGGCGAGACCGATCTCGACCGCGGCATCAGAATCGAGATGGCGGCCATCGAACAGTGCCTGTCCGACGGCGGCTGGCGCGACGGCGTCGACCGGTTCGCCCGCGGCGGCCTTGACAACTCCGTGACCAGCGAGGTGGAGCAGCGATGA
- a CDS encoding CaiB/BaiF CoA transferase family protein: MNESTTPGPLDGITVLDFSRVLAAPMATQILAEQGATVIKVERPGGGDETRSFEPRLPHGESAYFFAFNRGKRSVTLDLKDPRGRDAARRLAARADIVVENFLPGAMARLGLGYDDLSAANPGLVYISATGFGQSGPDRLRKGYDTVFQALSGVMAMTGEPDGPPSKTGIPVADMTSGLWIAIAALTGLAGRGVTGRGRHFDVSMMDVQLSLHALNAARLFALDEDPVRTGTQHPGRVPSAAFRTADGGWLHISGSDQHWSPLCSVLGLAELGADPDLRHNTGRVAQRDRVMDALRTAIAGRDREPLLKELRAADVPAGEIRGVREALTAPQAQARGVVTDFEHPTEGTFKALRTPLRETGGEPVPAGTPPLLGADTETVLAQFAGLDDREIEGLRAAGVI, from the coding sequence GTGAACGAGAGCACCACGCCCGGCCCACTCGACGGCATCACCGTCCTCGACTTCTCTCGCGTCCTCGCGGCCCCGATGGCCACCCAGATCCTCGCCGAACAGGGAGCCACGGTCATCAAGGTCGAACGCCCGGGCGGCGGCGACGAGACCCGCAGCTTCGAACCCCGCCTGCCGCACGGCGAGAGCGCCTACTTCTTCGCCTTCAACCGCGGCAAGCGCTCGGTCACCCTGGACCTCAAGGACCCCCGCGGCCGTGACGCCGCCCGCCGGCTTGCCGCCCGGGCCGACATCGTCGTGGAGAACTTCCTCCCCGGTGCCATGGCGCGACTGGGACTGGGATACGACGATCTCAGCGCCGCCAATCCGGGGCTCGTGTACATCTCCGCCACCGGTTTCGGACAGAGCGGCCCCGACCGCCTGCGCAAGGGCTACGACACCGTCTTCCAAGCGCTGTCCGGTGTCATGGCAATGACCGGTGAGCCCGACGGCCCGCCCAGCAAGACGGGGATCCCGGTGGCGGACATGACATCCGGTCTCTGGATCGCCATCGCCGCCCTCACCGGCCTGGCCGGCCGCGGCGTCACCGGACGCGGCCGCCACTTCGACGTCTCCATGATGGACGTACAGCTCAGTCTGCACGCCCTCAACGCGGCCCGGCTGTTCGCCCTCGACGAGGACCCGGTGCGTACCGGCACCCAGCACCCCGGGCGTGTCCCGTCCGCGGCCTTCCGCACCGCTGACGGCGGATGGCTGCACATCAGCGGAAGCGATCAGCACTGGTCGCCGCTGTGCTCCGTGCTCGGCCTGGCCGAACTCGGAGCCGACCCGGACCTGCGGCACAACACGGGACGTGTCGCCCAGCGCGACCGCGTCATGGACGCCCTGCGCACGGCCATCGCCGGACGGGACCGCGAACCGCTCCTGAAGGAACTGCGCGCCGCCGACGTCCCGGCCGGGGAGATCCGCGGCGTCCGCGAGGCCCTGACGGCCCCTCAAGCACAGGCACGGGGCGTGGTCACCGACTTCGAGCACCCCACCGAAGGCACCTTCAAAGCCCTGCGCACGCCGCTGCGAGAGACCGGCGGCGAGCCCGTGCCCGCCGGCACCCCACCACTGCTGGGCGCCGACACCGAAACCGTCCTCGCGCAGTTCGCCGGACTAGACGACCGCGAGATCGAGGGCCTGCGGGCCGCGGGAGTGATCTGA
- a CDS encoding enoyl-CoA hydratase/isomerase family protein, with amino-acid sequence MTVTTSGQPTDADAAATDVLLVEDRGPVRVLTLNRPDKLNALDTALTRALSTALTAAEDDTQVRAVVLTGAGRAFCAGADLSEFSALTPDQPEAVLERAALTAHVQTQMQRMGTPVISAVRGAAVGGGAGLAIGADMTVVGTDLKFGYPELRHSIVPALVMTGLQRHLGRKLAFELVSTGRLLAAAEALEHGLANRVVDPDDVVESALGTAQQWAAVEPRALRAAKDLFYRVADLPTEAAMRAGQDVNALMRGFRR; translated from the coding sequence GTGACTGTCACGACCAGCGGGCAGCCGACCGACGCGGACGCAGCCGCCACCGACGTACTGCTCGTCGAGGACCGAGGACCCGTCCGCGTCCTCACCCTCAACCGCCCCGACAAGCTCAACGCCCTCGACACCGCGCTCACCCGCGCCCTGAGCACCGCGCTCACCGCGGCCGAGGACGACACCCAGGTACGCGCCGTCGTCCTCACCGGCGCAGGGCGCGCCTTCTGCGCGGGCGCCGACCTCTCGGAGTTCTCGGCCCTCACCCCCGATCAGCCGGAGGCCGTCCTCGAACGGGCGGCACTGACCGCCCACGTACAGACGCAGATGCAGCGGATGGGTACGCCGGTCATCTCCGCCGTGCGCGGTGCCGCCGTGGGCGGCGGCGCCGGACTGGCCATAGGCGCCGACATGACGGTCGTGGGCACGGACCTGAAGTTCGGCTATCCCGAACTGCGGCACTCCATCGTTCCGGCCCTGGTGATGACCGGACTCCAGCGGCATCTGGGCCGCAAGCTCGCCTTCGAGCTCGTCAGTACGGGACGGCTGCTGGCCGCCGCCGAGGCCCTGGAGCACGGCCTGGCCAATCGCGTCGTGGATCCGGACGACGTGGTCGAGTCCGCGCTCGGGACGGCGCAGCAGTGGGCCGCTGTCGAGCCCCGCGCCCTCCGCGCGGCGAAGGACCTGTTCTACCGTGTCGCGGACCTGCCCACCGAGGCGGCGATGCGGGCAGGCCAGGACGTCAACGCGCTGATGCGGGGGTTTCGCCGGTGA
- a CDS encoding hydroxymethylglutaryl-CoA lyase: MTDTVTICECFARDGLQHEPTFVPTTTKIALLETFADAGFRRIEATSYSHPKWVPAFADAGEVLAGVTHRPGVAFKATCPNPRAVERAMSDLDRGVGAEELSLLVSASESHTQKNLRTTRAQQWERVEEMVALADGRFRLVGVVSVAFGCPFEGRVDPGRVAEDVARFADLGADAVTLGDTTGVATPAAVAALFNRLDRAHPGLAVISHFHNTRGTAIANAVAALEAGCRHFDSAFGGVGGHPSKIGYGAGLTGNVCTEDLVCLFDAMGVDTGIDLDALAAASRACEEALGRPLHSMVARAGFRRSAAAA, from the coding sequence ATGACCGACACGGTCACCATCTGTGAGTGCTTCGCCCGGGACGGGCTGCAACACGAACCCACGTTCGTGCCGACCACAACAAAAATCGCCCTGCTGGAAACATTTGCCGATGCGGGCTTCCGCCGTATCGAGGCGACCAGTTACAGCCATCCGAAGTGGGTGCCCGCCTTCGCCGACGCCGGTGAGGTCCTGGCAGGTGTCACCCACCGACCCGGCGTGGCGTTCAAGGCGACGTGCCCCAATCCAAGGGCGGTCGAACGGGCCATGAGCGACCTCGACCGCGGCGTGGGCGCCGAGGAACTGAGCCTGCTGGTATCGGCCAGTGAGAGCCACACGCAGAAGAACCTGCGCACCACACGGGCGCAGCAGTGGGAGCGTGTCGAGGAGATGGTCGCCCTGGCGGACGGCCGCTTCCGGCTGGTGGGCGTGGTGTCCGTCGCGTTCGGCTGCCCCTTCGAGGGGCGCGTCGATCCCGGACGCGTCGCCGAGGACGTCGCCCGCTTCGCCGACCTCGGCGCGGACGCCGTCACCCTGGGGGACACCACGGGCGTCGCCACCCCCGCCGCCGTCGCCGCCCTCTTCAACCGCCTGGACCGGGCCCACCCCGGCCTTGCGGTGATCTCCCACTTCCACAACACCCGCGGAACGGCCATTGCCAACGCGGTCGCCGCCCTGGAGGCCGGCTGCCGCCACTTCGACAGCGCCTTCGGAGGCGTCGGCGGCCATCCGTCGAAGATCGGCTACGGAGCCGGCCTCACTGGAAACGTCTGCACCGAGGACCTGGTGTGCCTGTTCGACGCGATGGGCGTGGACACCGGTATCGACCTGGACGCGCTCGCCGCCGCATCCCGGGCCTGCGAGGAGGCACTGGGCCGCCCCCTGCACAGCATGGTGGCCCGCGCCGGATTCCGGCGCTCCGCCGCCGCAGCCTGA
- a CDS encoding MarR family winged helix-turn-helix transcriptional regulator produces the protein MVKRDDGRDLAPISELLSYRLSRTSSALSRSAALRYRREFDVSLGEWRTLALIAADPTLTLNRLARRAGLDKAQMSRVVRGLVERGLVNRTEGVGRSRQLALTNSGVEVYRGLIEAANERDAAFAALLSDEEAQVLGRALEKLADLALSLERREREHLDED, from the coding sequence ATGGTGAAACGTGACGACGGCCGAGACCTTGCGCCGATCTCCGAGCTGCTGTCTTACCGGCTCTCGCGGACGTCCTCGGCCCTGTCGCGCAGTGCGGCGCTCAGGTACCGCCGCGAGTTCGACGTGAGTCTCGGTGAGTGGCGCACCCTCGCCCTGATCGCGGCCGATCCGACGCTGACGCTCAACCGGCTGGCCCGACGGGCCGGTCTGGACAAGGCCCAGATGAGCCGCGTCGTCCGCGGCCTGGTCGAACGCGGCCTCGTGAACCGCACCGAGGGGGTGGGCCGCAGCCGACAGTTGGCCCTCACTAATTCCGGGGTCGAGGTCTACCGGGGCCTCATCGAGGCCGCGAACGAGCGGGACGCGGCTTTCGCTGCGCTGCTCTCCGACGAGGAGGCGCAGGTCCTGGGGCGCGCCCTGGAGAAGCTGGCCGACCTGGCACTGTCCCTGGAGCGGCGGGAGCGGGAGCACCTCGATGAAGATTAG
- a CDS encoding MFS transporter, whose amino-acid sequence MADPSTSTAPQDAVDASAVDRAATYRTIAWRVMPLLVICYIVSFIDRTNIGIAQHGLERDLGFGSAVYGLGVTLFFVGFILFEVPSSALLARLGARKTLVRIMVSWGVVTLATSLVHNEITFYVARFLLGVTEAGFFPGALYFLSRWFPSARRTRMTAVFFAGVPVSGVLGSLMSGAIMKAFDGGTRIADWQWLFIIEGIPPILLAGAVLLWLVDEPEQARWLTPAQRAAVRLDLDADQQRKKAEQTAGKGHGGLLLALRDPKVWIIGLCACGAYTLANAVSFWTPRIIADAGVGDVLDLGFFSALPPLFGIVVMLIVGRHSDRTLERRWHAALSWTVAALAMVAISVSGDDVAVVVVLLAILAAAHYSGLTVFYSIPSIYLSERAAATGIALVTSMGSFAAAASPSLLGFIQASTGSLSLGLQISAGIVLLAVVLLLVGVKAKDLREQRPS is encoded by the coding sequence GTGGCCGACCCCTCGACCTCCACCGCACCACAGGACGCAGTCGACGCCTCCGCAGTCGACCGCGCCGCGACCTATCGCACCATCGCCTGGCGCGTCATGCCGCTCCTGGTCATCTGTTACATCGTCAGCTTCATCGACCGCACCAACATCGGAATCGCCCAGCACGGGCTCGAGCGGGACCTCGGCTTCGGCTCCGCCGTCTACGGCCTCGGCGTGACCCTGTTCTTCGTCGGTTTCATCCTCTTCGAAGTACCGAGCAGCGCTCTACTGGCCCGGCTCGGGGCCCGCAAGACGCTCGTGCGCATCATGGTGTCCTGGGGCGTCGTCACCCTCGCAACCTCACTGGTCCACAACGAGATCACCTTCTACGTCGCGAGGTTCCTCCTCGGCGTCACGGAGGCCGGCTTCTTCCCCGGAGCCCTCTACTTCCTCTCGCGCTGGTTCCCCTCCGCACGGCGTACGCGCATGACCGCGGTGTTCTTCGCGGGCGTCCCCGTCTCCGGTGTCCTGGGCTCCCTCATGTCCGGCGCCATCATGAAGGCCTTCGACGGCGGCACGCGGATCGCGGACTGGCAGTGGCTGTTCATCATCGAGGGGATTCCCCCGATCCTGCTCGCCGGCGCCGTCCTGCTGTGGCTCGTCGACGAACCCGAGCAGGCACGCTGGCTGACTCCCGCCCAGCGGGCGGCCGTCCGTCTGGACCTGGACGCGGACCAGCAGCGCAAGAAGGCCGAGCAGACGGCCGGCAAGGGACACGGCGGGCTGCTGCTCGCCCTGAGAGACCCCAAGGTGTGGATCATCGGCCTCTGCGCCTGCGGGGCCTACACGCTCGCCAACGCCGTGTCGTTCTGGACGCCGCGGATCATTGCCGACGCGGGCGTCGGGGATGTCCTCGACCTGGGCTTTTTCTCCGCCCTGCCGCCCTTGTTCGGCATCGTCGTCATGCTGATCGTGGGACGGCACTCCGACCGCACCCTGGAACGCCGCTGGCACGCGGCCCTCAGCTGGACCGTCGCGGCCCTGGCCATGGTGGCGATCTCGGTGTCCGGAGACGATGTCGCCGTGGTCGTGGTGCTCCTGGCGATCCTGGCCGCGGCCCACTATTCGGGCCTCACCGTCTTCTACTCCATCCCCTCCATCTACCTGAGCGAACGCGCGGCGGCCACCGGAATCGCGCTCGTCACCTCGATGGGGTCCTTCGCGGCGGCCGCGTCGCCATCCCTGCTCGGATTCATCCAGGCCAGCACCGGCAGCCTGTCGCTCGGCCTGCAGATCAGCGCCGGGATTGTGCTGCTCGCCGTCGTCCTGCTGCTGGTCGGGGTCAAGGCGAAGGACTTGCGAGAACAACGCCCCTCCTGA
- a CDS encoding TerD family protein, whose protein sequence is MTSVHLQSFPMARQPVVPGPPPLGLPWAQAEAQAFHLQGVGRFARAERSAAKSRAALEAPSFLAAEQARLHAAHASLCAEAEHWWQALAANDEETVCEAVNTAFSDNPAAGCAVGVDGSVLSVVMRQQDLDAMPTQTPGLTPSGRPTLKNLTKRDRTLWWLTSMGSNIIATLKEGFATAPGITAVDLAVLTRLPDTQLLGFVAYGRWTSQAVESAPWHEPEDALRLLDIGQDVACSVTTTASGNFSSTVKPLDISRTTGLQDLLDHAQEDPDTPETSLADLDIGLGANSTPGGRTPTTGSDPYRIRTFAEWQSDMATSPISPHPPNPAPQPHREPPTSLTPGQTVVLPKEAWQGMLIAFTFAGADADLTLFLTGTDGRVSDDQDFVFYNQPSAANGASRLLGKQAEGPHVTEKAAVHLTALPEHVQRVVVSINMDVDTGLTCAALTHAALYMDCGTGAAWTFQPPADPHIRAMAIAELYRHHSDGQPVWKLRAIGQGWADGLDGLARAHGVDRVTNPARPSGRPKPSSPTPKRRIDDTR, encoded by the coding sequence ATGACCAGCGTGCATCTGCAGTCCTTCCCGATGGCGCGCCAGCCCGTCGTGCCTGGGCCTCCCCCGCTGGGCCTGCCCTGGGCGCAAGCCGAGGCTCAGGCGTTCCATCTGCAGGGAGTGGGCCGTTTCGCCCGTGCCGAACGCAGCGCGGCCAAGTCCCGTGCGGCCTTGGAGGCGCCCTCCTTTCTGGCCGCCGAACAGGCACGTCTGCATGCCGCGCACGCATCGCTGTGCGCCGAGGCGGAGCACTGGTGGCAGGCACTCGCGGCGAACGACGAGGAGACCGTCTGCGAGGCGGTGAACACCGCGTTCTCCGACAATCCGGCCGCTGGGTGCGCGGTCGGTGTCGACGGTTCGGTGCTGTCGGTCGTCATGCGCCAGCAGGATCTCGACGCGATGCCCACCCAGACTCCGGGCCTCACTCCCAGTGGGCGCCCCACCCTGAAGAACCTCACCAAACGAGACCGGACCCTGTGGTGGCTCACCTCCATGGGCTCCAACATCATCGCCACCCTCAAGGAAGGATTCGCCACCGCACCCGGCATCACTGCCGTCGATCTCGCTGTTCTCACCCGCCTCCCTGACACCCAGCTCCTCGGCTTCGTGGCCTACGGGCGCTGGACCAGCCAGGCCGTCGAGTCGGCACCCTGGCACGAACCCGAGGACGCCCTTCGGCTCCTGGACATCGGGCAGGACGTGGCGTGTTCGGTCACCACGACGGCCTCCGGGAATTTCTCCAGCACGGTCAAGCCGCTCGACATCAGCCGCACTACCGGACTCCAGGACCTCCTCGACCACGCCCAAGAGGACCCGGACACACCGGAAACTTCCCTGGCCGACCTGGACATCGGCCTCGGTGCCAACAGCACGCCAGGTGGTCGTACGCCGACCACGGGATCCGATCCGTACCGGATCCGCACCTTCGCGGAATGGCAGAGCGACATGGCAACCTCACCAATCTCACCCCATCCTCCGAACCCGGCCCCGCAACCACACCGCGAGCCGCCCACGTCTCTCACCCCCGGCCAGACAGTGGTGCTGCCGAAAGAGGCCTGGCAAGGAATGCTCATCGCGTTCACCTTCGCCGGAGCGGACGCCGACCTGACCCTCTTCCTGACGGGCACGGACGGCCGCGTGTCCGACGACCAGGACTTCGTCTTCTACAACCAGCCCTCTGCCGCCAACGGCGCGTCCCGCCTCCTGGGCAAGCAGGCCGAAGGTCCCCACGTCACCGAGAAGGCCGCCGTACACCTCACCGCCCTGCCCGAGCACGTCCAACGCGTCGTCGTCTCCATCAACATGGACGTGGACACCGGCCTGACCTGCGCCGCCCTCACCCACGCGGCGCTCTACATGGACTGTGGCACCGGCGCCGCCTGGACATTCCAGCCCCCAGCCGATCCCCACATCCGCGCCATGGCCATCGCCGAGCTCTACCGGCACCACTCAGACGGCCAACCCGTATGGAAACTACGGGCCATCGGCCAGGGATGGGCTGACGGCCTCGACGGACTCGCCCGCGCACACGGAGTCGATCGAGTAACCAACCCCGCTCGACCGTCGGGACGCCCGAAGCCGTCCTCCCCGACGCCCAAGCGAAGGATCGACGACACCCGGTAG
- a CDS encoding DUF6308 family protein, protein MKWLRVLPVNLPDLEPLVSLPDLPHPFAERLHALVTDAGSVADLRRYFGLDRSPGAAAFTGARFEALGGGGDHPAVADAVTAEDLIAVQTLSVTVPAAAALDLLEGYAGIQLSTLLRAIPRDIDMADATEADLAPGSPAHKAWHLLRDQPGIGWATAGKLLARKRPRLLPVYDRVVRCAVGQPRSFWHALHSALRADDYALQRELLTLRQAAGLPETVSVLRVCDVVVWMRHHTDHQDAGCAWE, encoded by the coding sequence ATGAAGTGGCTCCGAGTACTGCCTGTCAACCTGCCTGACCTGGAGCCGCTGGTGTCCTTACCTGATCTTCCCCATCCTTTTGCGGAACGGCTCCATGCCCTCGTCACCGACGCGGGCTCCGTCGCGGACCTGCGCCGCTACTTCGGCTTGGACCGAAGCCCAGGGGCCGCTGCGTTCACGGGAGCCCGATTCGAGGCTCTGGGCGGTGGAGGTGACCACCCAGCAGTCGCCGACGCGGTAACTGCTGAGGACCTCATCGCAGTGCAAACCCTGTCAGTCACCGTTCCCGCGGCTGCCGCACTGGATCTTCTGGAAGGCTACGCCGGGATACAACTTTCCACACTGCTTCGTGCCATTCCCCGGGACATAGACATGGCCGACGCCACGGAAGCCGACCTGGCTCCCGGTTCACCGGCACACAAAGCGTGGCACCTACTCCGTGACCAGCCAGGCATCGGATGGGCCACCGCCGGCAAGCTCCTCGCCCGCAAGCGACCCCGACTACTGCCCGTCTACGACCGCGTCGTACGCTGCGCCGTCGGCCAACCACGCTCCTTCTGGCACGCCCTGCACAGCGCCCTACGCGCCGACGACTACGCCCTCCAACGCGAGCTGCTGACCCTGCGGCAGGCTGCCGGACTACCCGAAACGGTCAGCGTGCTGCGGGTCTGCGACGTCGTGGTCTGGATGCGGCATCACACCGATCACCAAGACGCTGGCTGCGCCTGGGAGTGA
- a CDS encoding vWA domain-containing protein, producing MTATNGMQRAPAISLSKVQERAPDLVSLYKVAGDSIRGHGLEGVRAAVYLVLDRSGSMRPYYRDGTMQHLAEQVLSLSAHLDDDGIVPVVFFSTDVDGSTDLTLGGHRGRINKLHENLGHMGRTNYHWAMDEVIDHYMESGSRSPALVIFQTDGGPTSKLAAERYLCKAARLPLFWQFVGFGDPDSNEFAFLRRLDTLAVPACRVVDNAGFFHADRTPKATGDHQLFDRLLHEFPDWLAAAHTAHIVQ from the coding sequence ATGACCGCGACGAACGGCATGCAGCGAGCACCAGCTATCAGCCTGTCCAAGGTGCAAGAACGTGCGCCCGACCTGGTCAGCCTGTACAAGGTCGCGGGCGACAGTATCCGCGGGCATGGGCTGGAGGGCGTGCGGGCCGCGGTGTACCTCGTGCTGGACCGGTCCGGGTCGATGCGGCCCTACTACCGGGACGGGACCATGCAGCATCTGGCCGAGCAGGTCCTGTCGCTGTCGGCTCATCTCGACGACGACGGGATCGTGCCCGTGGTGTTCTTCTCCACGGATGTCGACGGGTCCACTGACCTGACGCTCGGCGGGCACCGCGGCCGCATCAACAAGCTGCACGAGAACCTCGGTCATATGGGGCGCACGAACTACCACTGGGCCATGGACGAGGTCATCGACCACTACATGGAGTCCGGCAGCCGGTCACCGGCCCTGGTCATCTTCCAGACCGACGGCGGGCCCACCAGCAAGCTCGCCGCCGAACGCTACCTATGCAAGGCAGCACGACTCCCCCTGTTCTGGCAGTTCGTTGGCTTCGGTGACCCCGACAGTAACGAGTTCGCGTTCTTGCGGAGGCTGGATACCCTCGCCGTGCCGGCCTGCCGCGTCGTCGACAACGCCGGCTTCTTCCACGCCGACCGCACCCCGAAGGCCACTGGCGACCACCAGCTCTTCGACCGGCTGCTCCACGAATTCCCCGACTGGCTGGCCGCCGCCCACACCGCCCACATCGTGCAGTGA